The following proteins come from a genomic window of Geomonas sp. RF6:
- a CDS encoding YdcF family protein: MGLIKGIFSLLLLFLVFISVLFVDFVYKTYSVSQREVRADAIVVLAGGKGRIEEGARLYRQGEGRLLFLIGVDPLVRKVELFKGSRAEGVFLEKVSRNTLENALYARDLIVKHKVNSIKLITSRYHMKRATLIFRNALPKDIAIYAHPLDSTNLKEDWWVHGGSFKLLFSEFYKYCMFRIFFLLAPGELRPLPVPA, translated from the coding sequence ATGGGTTTAATCAAGGGAATCTTCTCCCTGCTCCTTTTGTTCCTCGTATTTATCAGTGTCCTCTTCGTCGATTTCGTGTACAAGACCTACTCCGTGAGCCAGCGCGAAGTGCGCGCCGACGCCATCGTCGTTCTGGCGGGCGGCAAGGGGCGCATCGAAGAGGGTGCAAGGCTGTACCGGCAGGGGGAGGGGCGCCTCCTTTTTCTGATCGGCGTGGACCCGCTGGTGAGAAAGGTGGAGCTCTTCAAGGGGAGTAGGGCGGAAGGGGTCTTTCTCGAGAAGGTTTCCCGCAACACGCTGGAAAACGCGCTCTATGCGCGGGATCTCATCGTAAAGCACAAGGTCAACTCGATCAAGCTCATCACCTCGCGCTACCACATGAAGCGCGCTACCCTCATTTTCCGCAACGCACTCCCGAAGGACATCGCGATCTACGCGCATCCGCTCGACTCCACGAACCTGAAGGAGGACTGGTGGGTGCACGGCGGCAGCTTCAAGCTCCTCTTTTCCGAGTTCTACAAGTACTGCATGTTCCGGATCTTCTTCCTCCTCGCCCCGGGCGAGCTGAGGCCGCTCCCGGTGCCGGCGTAA
- a CDS encoding RidA family protein yields MKKEIVSTDQAPKAIGPYSQGVKAGGFLFLSGSIALDPATGEMRQGIEAETEQVMKNIGAILAESGLTFADVVKTTIFLTDMANFATVNGIYGEYFKENPPARSTVEVKGLPRGATVEIEVIAVLG; encoded by the coding sequence ATGAAGAAGGAAATCGTAAGCACCGATCAGGCGCCGAAGGCGATCGGGCCGTATTCCCAGGGTGTAAAGGCGGGAGGATTTCTCTTTCTTTCCGGCTCCATCGCACTCGATCCGGCAACCGGCGAGATGCGCCAGGGGATAGAGGCGGAGACCGAGCAGGTGATGAAGAATATCGGCGCCATCCTCGCGGAGAGCGGGCTCACCTTTGCGGACGTGGTGAAGACGACGATCTTTCTGACCGACATGGCCAATTTCGCGACTGTGAACGGGATTTACGGAGAATACTTCAAGGAGAACCCGCCGGCGCGCTCCACCGTCGAGGTGAAGGGATTGCCGCGCGGTGCTACCGTGGAGATCGAGGTGATCGCTGTTCTCGGCTAG
- a CDS encoding SDR family NAD(P)-dependent oxidoreductase translates to MKKAMKLAVVSGGSRGLGAEICAEYVRGGFEVVEFSRSAPHSFSVRADFSDPVAASGIISEKLTMLAGNDYDEIVIVSNAGLISPIGPAPQKDRKHVLNNINVNFTTAILFICEAVRLFQERPGKKTVAHTTSGAAQKAYAGLSLYCAAKAGMENFIRSLSAEQEREPNPFQVISIDPGVMDTDMQADIRASSATEFPSLDRFLELKKFEQLPQPRHIAAAIFRIIGRNNRTGVRYVASDFLE, encoded by the coding sequence ATGAAGAAGGCGATGAAGCTTGCGGTAGTCTCCGGAGGGTCGAGGGGGCTCGGGGCGGAGATATGTGCAGAATATGTCAGGGGCGGTTTCGAGGTGGTGGAGTTTTCGCGCAGCGCGCCCCACAGCTTCTCGGTGCGTGCAGACTTCTCTGACCCGGTTGCGGCCTCCGGCATCATTTCGGAGAAGCTCACCATGCTGGCCGGGAACGACTACGACGAGATCGTTATCGTCAGCAATGCGGGACTAATCAGCCCGATCGGGCCCGCGCCGCAGAAGGACAGAAAGCACGTTCTGAACAACATCAATGTCAACTTCACTACCGCGATCCTCTTTATATGTGAGGCCGTGCGGCTCTTTCAGGAACGCCCCGGGAAAAAGACGGTGGCGCATACCACTTCCGGTGCAGCGCAAAAGGCGTATGCAGGGCTCTCTCTGTATTGTGCGGCGAAGGCGGGGATGGAGAACTTTATCCGCTCCCTTTCGGCGGAGCAGGAGAGGGAGCCGAACCCCTTCCAGGTCATCAGTATCGATCCCGGTGTCATGGACACTGACATGCAGGCCGATATCAGAGCGTCGAGCGCCACGGAATTCCCCTCGCTCGACCGTTTTCTGGAGCTGAAGAAATTCGAACAGTTGCCACAGCCACGCCACATCGCTGCCGCCATCTTCAGGATCATCGGCAGGAACAACCGCACCGGTGTGCGCTACGTCGCATCGGATTTCCTGGAGTGA
- the metG gene encoding methionine--tRNA ligase: MKPSYYVTTPIYYVNDVPHIGHAYTTLAADVLARYKRLKGFDVFFLTGTDEHGQKVEKAANAAGETPLELADRVMKRFQSLWDKLEISYSDFIRTSQERHKKGVSEFFKRVQDKGDIYLGEYEDWYCTPCETFWTETQLIDFKCPDCNRPTEKLKEESYFFRMSKYQEALLAHIEANPDFIQPKSRRNEIISFVKEGLRDLSVSRTTFQWGIPVPENDKHIVYVWFDALTNYITALGYPDEEGNFSKYWPVDVHLIGKDILRFHTVYWPTFLLAAGLPLPKKVFAHGWWTVEGQKMSKSLQNVVEPNMLVDKYGVDAVRYFLLREVPFGLDGDFSHSALIHRINSDLANDLGNLLSRSTAMLNKYFGGVLPEPGAPTELDQALREKAEGMVTQVDSYLDELAFSRALQSIWEVISAGNKYIDETAPWTLAKDPAQKERLGTVMYHMLEAQRISFLLLSAFMPKTAEKGLCSLGVVGEPDQSSFTWGGLKAGTTISKAEALFPRIDEKAE; the protein is encoded by the coding sequence ATGAAACCGAGCTACTACGTCACGACCCCCATCTACTACGTAAATGACGTCCCGCACATCGGGCACGCCTATACGACCCTGGCCGCCGACGTGCTGGCTCGCTACAAGAGGCTGAAGGGGTTCGACGTCTTCTTCCTCACCGGCACCGACGAGCATGGGCAGAAGGTCGAGAAGGCGGCAAATGCCGCGGGGGAGACTCCGCTGGAGCTCGCCGACCGCGTCATGAAGCGGTTCCAGTCGCTGTGGGACAAGCTGGAGATCTCCTACTCGGACTTCATCCGCACCAGCCAGGAGCGCCACAAGAAGGGTGTCTCCGAATTCTTCAAGAGGGTGCAGGACAAGGGGGACATCTACCTCGGCGAGTACGAGGACTGGTACTGTACCCCCTGCGAAACGTTCTGGACCGAGACGCAGCTCATCGACTTCAAGTGCCCGGACTGCAACCGTCCGACGGAGAAGCTGAAGGAAGAGTCGTACTTCTTCAGGATGAGCAAGTACCAGGAGGCACTCCTGGCGCACATCGAGGCGAACCCCGACTTCATCCAGCCGAAGTCGAGGCGAAACGAGATCATCTCCTTTGTGAAAGAGGGTCTGCGCGATCTTTCCGTCTCCCGCACCACCTTCCAGTGGGGGATCCCCGTTCCGGAGAACGACAAGCACATCGTCTACGTCTGGTTCGACGCCCTCACCAACTACATCACCGCGCTCGGATATCCGGATGAGGAGGGGAACTTCTCCAAGTACTGGCCGGTCGACGTACACCTCATCGGGAAGGACATCCTGCGCTTCCACACGGTGTACTGGCCGACGTTCCTCCTCGCCGCGGGGCTCCCGCTCCCGAAGAAGGTGTTCGCGCACGGCTGGTGGACGGTCGAGGGGCAGAAGATGAGCAAGAGCCTGCAGAACGTGGTCGAGCCGAACATGCTGGTCGACAAGTACGGCGTGGACGCGGTGCGCTACTTCCTCCTGCGCGAGGTACCGTTCGGACTGGACGGCGACTTCTCGCACTCCGCGCTGATCCACCGCATCAATTCCGACCTCGCAAACGATCTCGGGAACCTCTTGAGCCGCTCCACCGCGATGCTCAACAAGTACTTCGGCGGCGTGCTGCCGGAGCCGGGGGCACCGACCGAGCTCGACCAGGCGCTGCGGGAGAAAGCAGAGGGGATGGTGACGCAGGTCGACTCCTACCTCGACGAGCTCGCCTTCAGCCGCGCGCTGCAGAGTATCTGGGAAGTCATCTCCGCGGGGAACAAGTACATCGACGAGACCGCCCCGTGGACGCTGGCGAAAGACCCCGCCCAGAAGGAGCGTCTGGGGACGGTGATGTATCACATGCTGGAGGCGCAGCGCATCTCCTTCCTCCTGCTGTCGGCCTTCATGCCGAAGACGGCGGAGAAGGGGCTTTGCTCCCTCGGCGTCGTTGGCGAGCCGGACCAGTCATCCTTTACCTGGGGCGGCCTGAAGGCAGGGACGACGATCTCGAAGGCGGAGGCGCTCTTCCCGAGGATCGACGAGAAGGCGGAGTAG
- a CDS encoding DNA alkylation repair protein: MLDAIQVDLHHLSNPHDALFLQRYFKTAPGEYGEGDIFRGIRVPPLRALARKHRELPMEEAELLLNSRYHEDRLLALLILVLKYGKGTEAARTAIHDLYLDNTRHINNWDLVDCSAEHLVGAHLWERDHGLLHRLALSRSLWERRIAIMSTFHFIRKKSFDSTLLVAEQLLHDREDLIHKAVGWMLREVGKRDLCREEEFLALHYRQMPRTMLRYAIERLPEERRLG; the protein is encoded by the coding sequence ATGCTGGACGCGATACAAGTTGACTTGCACCACCTCTCCAACCCTCACGACGCCCTCTTCCTCCAGAGGTACTTCAAGACGGCTCCCGGAGAGTACGGCGAGGGGGACATATTCCGCGGCATCCGGGTCCCGCCCTTGCGTGCTCTCGCCCGCAAACACCGGGAGCTCCCGATGGAAGAGGCGGAGCTCCTTCTGAACAGCCGCTACCACGAGGACCGGCTGCTCGCCCTGCTGATCCTGGTACTGAAGTACGGGAAGGGAACAGAGGCCGCCCGGACCGCTATACACGACCTCTACCTCGACAACACTCGCCATATCAACAACTGGGACCTCGTCGACTGCTCAGCCGAACATCTGGTAGGGGCGCATCTTTGGGAGCGCGACCACGGGCTCCTGCACCGCCTCGCCCTCTCCCGTTCCCTCTGGGAGCGGCGCATCGCCATCATGTCCACCTTTCACTTCATCAGGAAAAAGAGCTTCGACTCCACCCTCCTCGTCGCGGAGCAACTCCTGCACGACAGGGAGGATCTCATTCACAAGGCGGTGGGGTGGATGCTGCGGGAGGTAGGAAAGCGTGACCTGTGCCGCGAGGAGGAGTTTCTCGCCCTGCACTACCGGCAGATGCCGAGGACGATGCTGCGCTACGCGATAGAGAGATTGCCGGAGGAGAGGCGTCTGGGTTAA
- the gmk gene encoding guanylate kinase → MSSSAVLEAPAEFRREGALFVISAPSGAGKTTLCKEIIDIFPNLRHSVSYTTRTPRPGEVHGRDYFFVGQDEFSRMVAAGEFAEWAEVHGNFYGTSLKILQEHRAAGIDLILDIDCQGARTLKGRFDGGVYIFILPPTMEELRRRLTGRSSDTAEVIERRIENASSEISQARWYDYIIVNDQFPVAVEQLKSVLIAEQCRTSRVLQGLSSRFKI, encoded by the coding sequence ATGTCGAGTAGCGCGGTTCTGGAGGCCCCGGCGGAGTTCAGAAGGGAAGGGGCTCTCTTTGTGATATCAGCGCCGTCGGGGGCGGGGAAGACCACGCTTTGCAAGGAAATCATTGACATTTTCCCGAACCTGCGGCATTCTGTCAGCTACACGACCCGCACCCCCCGACCCGGGGAAGTGCACGGACGTGATTATTTTTTTGTGGGGCAGGATGAATTTTCCCGCATGGTCGCCGCCGGGGAATTCGCCGAGTGGGCCGAGGTTCACGGCAACTTTTACGGCACCTCGCTGAAGATCCTGCAGGAGCACCGCGCGGCCGGCATAGACCTGATCCTGGACATCGACTGCCAGGGAGCGCGCACCCTGAAAGGGCGCTTCGACGGCGGTGTCTACATCTTCATTCTCCCGCCGACGATGGAAGAGCTCAGGCGCAGGCTCACCGGGCGCTCCTCCGACACGGCTGAAGTCATCGAGCGCAGGATAGAGAACGCCTCCTCCGAGATCAGCCAGGCCCGCTGGTACGATTACATCATCGTCAATGACCAGTTCCCGGTAGCGGTAGAGCAGTTGAAGAGCGTTCTGATCGCGGAGCAGTGCAGGACATCCCGGGTGCTCCAGGGGCTCTCATCCCGTTTCAAAATCTAG
- a CDS encoding PSP1 domain-containing protein: MAKIVRIQYNTAGKLYDFTVGKFILSQGDKVIVETERGKTIGTVVAGPMEVEESLLPEGVKQVQRLAEPTDLAAAAANHAKEKEAHKFCLARIKERGMDMKLVRVEYLFDGSKAIFYFTADGRVDFRELVKDLAHAFHTRIEMRQIGVRDESKMVGGIGICGRELCCSSYLREFEPVSVKMAKEQNLALNPSKISGQCGRLLCCLSYEYDTYCSLKKGLPKCGKRVQCGCADGEVVKVNVLQQTVTVKNADDTLVTLKGDEIAPENISDRPKKQPQQQKGEAQGNDPKSKAAREKQQRRERRPVDVKERKKEKP, from the coding sequence TTGGCAAAGATAGTAAGGATTCAATACAACACCGCAGGAAAGCTCTACGACTTCACCGTCGGCAAATTCATCCTCAGCCAGGGCGACAAGGTCATCGTCGAAACGGAGCGGGGGAAAACGATAGGCACCGTCGTGGCGGGCCCCATGGAAGTGGAGGAGTCGCTCCTCCCGGAAGGGGTAAAGCAGGTGCAGCGCCTGGCCGAGCCGACCGACCTCGCGGCGGCCGCAGCGAACCACGCCAAGGAGAAGGAAGCGCACAAGTTCTGCCTCGCCCGCATCAAGGAGCGGGGGATGGACATGAAGCTCGTCCGCGTGGAGTACCTCTTTGACGGCTCCAAGGCCATCTTCTACTTCACAGCCGACGGCCGCGTCGATTTTCGCGAGCTGGTGAAGGATCTCGCCCACGCCTTCCACACCCGTATCGAGATGCGCCAGATCGGGGTGCGGGACGAATCGAAGATGGTCGGGGGGATCGGCATCTGCGGCAGAGAGCTCTGCTGCTCGTCGTATCTTCGCGAGTTCGAGCCGGTGTCGGTGAAGATGGCAAAGGAGCAAAACCTGGCCCTCAACCCGAGCAAGATCAGCGGGCAGTGCGGGAGGCTCCTGTGCTGCCTCTCCTACGAGTACGACACCTACTGCAGCCTGAAGAAGGGGCTCCCCAAGTGCGGCAAGAGAGTCCAGTGCGGCTGCGCAGACGGCGAGGTCGTGAAGGTGAACGTGCTGCAGCAGACCGTGACGGTCAAAAACGCCGACGACACGCTGGTGACACTGAAGGGTGACGAGATCGCCCCGGAGAATATCAGCGACCGCCCCAAAAAGCAGCCGCAGCAGCAAAAGGGGGAGGCGCAAGGAAACGATCCGAAGTCGAAGGCCGCGCGCGAGAAGCAGCAACGCCGTGAGCGGCGCCCCGTCGACGTCAAGGAAAGGAAAAAGGAGAAACCATAA
- a CDS encoding MFS transporter, with the protein MTDHSKYRIFAVGDINAFFGLMLDNISDLVIMASILMGAFQMPRDIVLYRMIPGSAIGVLLGDLLYTFMAVRLARRTGSSTVTAMPLGLDTPSTFGMAFGVIGPCFLATRDATFTWQVGMAVVVLMGLLKIVASFCAPALRRAVPRAGLLGSIAAVALLLIAYLPTLRLISSPVVGFLSLGIVLAALVAKIRLPFRLPGAFAGIVCGTILYYFLGWIGLLPGSHQFLPHLPQLQVAFPLPTFQFMHGMTKALTYLPLAIPFALATVVGGIDVSESAAAAGDDYHTRDVLLVEGVATLLAGMCGGVIQSTPYIGHPAYKDMGGRAGYTLATALFVGLGGIFGYLSFFVDLLPPAAVAPILIFIGVEITAQAFEATPKRHYKAIALSFLPVIAYLVQIELGLMLGNLGKTIADLSGEFLDGYRATLIMGNGFIVTALLWGGGFAALLDHRLKRGALFMVVAALATLCGAIHSPLPSGAMFLPWQLPEPLVMHLAAGYGVLALLFLLLDRFHSGLPVPSTGEEE; encoded by the coding sequence ATGACCGACCACAGCAAGTACCGCATCTTCGCCGTCGGCGACATCAACGCCTTCTTCGGCCTCATGCTCGACAACATAAGCGACCTGGTGATCATGGCGAGCATCCTCATGGGCGCCTTCCAGATGCCGCGCGACATCGTGCTGTACCGGATGATTCCGGGGAGCGCCATCGGGGTACTGCTCGGCGATCTCCTCTACACCTTCATGGCGGTGCGCCTGGCGCGCAGGACCGGGAGCTCGACCGTCACAGCGATGCCCCTCGGCCTCGATACGCCGTCGACCTTCGGGATGGCCTTCGGTGTCATCGGCCCCTGCTTCCTTGCCACCAGGGATGCCACCTTCACCTGGCAGGTGGGGATGGCGGTGGTGGTCCTCATGGGGCTTCTGAAGATCGTTGCCTCCTTCTGCGCCCCTGCCTTGCGTCGCGCCGTCCCCCGCGCCGGTCTCCTCGGCAGTATCGCCGCCGTGGCGCTTCTCCTCATCGCCTATCTGCCGACCCTGCGCCTCATCTCCTCCCCGGTCGTCGGATTTCTCTCCTTAGGTATTGTGCTGGCGGCACTGGTTGCGAAGATCCGTCTCCCGTTCCGCCTGCCGGGGGCCTTTGCCGGGATCGTGTGCGGCACTATCCTGTACTATTTCCTCGGCTGGATCGGGCTCCTGCCGGGAAGCCACCAGTTCCTGCCGCATCTCCCCCAGTTGCAGGTCGCTTTCCCACTGCCGACCTTTCAATTCATGCACGGCATGACGAAGGCGCTGACCTACCTCCCCCTGGCGATCCCCTTTGCGCTTGCCACCGTCGTTGGGGGGATCGACGTCTCCGAAAGCGCGGCCGCGGCGGGGGATGATTACCACACCCGGGACGTCCTCCTCGTGGAGGGGGTGGCGACCCTCCTCGCCGGGATGTGCGGCGGCGTCATCCAGTCCACCCCCTACATCGGTCACCCTGCGTACAAGGATATGGGCGGGCGTGCCGGGTACACCCTCGCCACCGCACTCTTCGTCGGGCTCGGCGGGATCTTCGGGTACCTCTCCTTCTTCGTCGATCTCCTTCCTCCGGCAGCGGTCGCGCCGATCCTCATCTTCATCGGCGTGGAAATAACTGCGCAGGCATTCGAGGCGACGCCAAAGCGGCACTACAAGGCGATAGCCCTCTCTTTCCTCCCCGTCATCGCGTATCTCGTGCAGATCGAGCTCGGCCTCATGCTGGGGAACCTCGGAAAGACCATTGCCGACCTCAGCGGCGAATTCCTCGACGGCTACCGCGCCACGCTGATCATGGGGAACGGTTTCATCGTCACCGCCCTCTTGTGGGGGGGTGGGTTTGCGGCGCTTCTCGACCACCGCCTGAAGAGGGGGGCACTTTTCATGGTCGTTGCCGCGCTCGCCACCCTGTGCGGCGCCATTCACTCTCCCCTGCCAAGCGGCGCCATGTTTCTTCCCTGGCAACTCCCTGAGCCCCTGGTGATGCACCTCGCTGCTGGCTACGGCGTCCTCGCGCTCCTCTTCCTGCTGCTCGATCGCTTCCATAGCGGCCTTCCTGTCCCCTCGACTGGCGAAGAAGAGTGA
- a CDS encoding RelA/SpoT family protein: MIRLNDILEKVSSYNPAADLDMLRKAYVYCAKVHQGQTRLSGEPYLIHPMEVAGILADLRLDMAAVVTGLLHDTVEDTLATLPELDAMFGPEVARLVDGVTKIGKIYFKTKEQSQAENFRKMLLAMANDIRVILVKLADRLHNMRTLQYQPEAKQRAIAKETLDIYAPIANRLGISWVKIELEDLSFRYLEPQLYYDLAAKVAKKKQERETYVHSAIKIIKDQLNEHGLNGDVSGRSKHLYSIYKKMQSRNVDIDEIYDLIAIRVTVDDIRECYEVLGIIHSTWKPIPGRFKDYIAMPKGNMYQSLHTTVIGPFGERMEVQIRTFEMHRVAESGIAAHWKYKEGKGYDEKEVKRFTWLRQLLEWQQELADSREFMDTVKVELFPEDVFVFTPKGDVKGFPKGSTPIDYAYSVHTDVGHRCVGAKVNGKLVPLKYELKTGDIVEVITSPHHTPSKDWLKIVKSSRARNKIRAWVKTEERMRSISLGREICEKEFRRYSLNFGKLSKTGEIKRVAGEFGFQAEDDLMAAVGYGKYSSHQILGKILPPETLEAAQERKETRIGKVIEKLKGKSSSAIRIDGVEDVLVRFGKCCNPLPGDEITGFITRGRGVTVHAADCPVALESEPERRIEVAWNKGKKSALPVKIRVDCYDEKGILANITTAITNCEANISSASIQSTPDKRGENFFEVDVTDLDHLKKVVANIMKVKGVIKVERLRS; encoded by the coding sequence ATGATACGACTGAACGACATACTGGAGAAGGTCTCCTCGTACAACCCCGCCGCAGATCTCGACATGCTGCGCAAGGCGTACGTGTACTGCGCAAAGGTGCACCAGGGGCAGACCCGTCTCTCCGGCGAGCCGTATCTCATCCATCCGATGGAGGTGGCGGGGATCCTCGCCGACCTGCGCCTCGACATGGCCGCCGTCGTCACGGGGCTTCTCCACGATACGGTGGAGGACACCCTGGCGACGCTCCCGGAGCTGGACGCCATGTTCGGCCCGGAGGTCGCGCGCCTTGTGGACGGCGTCACGAAGATCGGGAAGATCTACTTCAAGACGAAGGAGCAGAGCCAGGCGGAGAATTTCCGCAAGATGCTTCTGGCGATGGCGAACGACATCAGGGTCATCCTGGTGAAACTCGCCGACCGTCTGCACAACATGCGCACCCTGCAGTACCAGCCGGAGGCGAAGCAGCGCGCCATCGCGAAGGAGACGCTCGATATCTACGCCCCGATCGCGAACCGCCTCGGTATCTCCTGGGTGAAGATCGAGCTCGAGGACCTCTCCTTCCGGTATCTCGAGCCGCAGCTCTACTACGATCTGGCGGCGAAGGTCGCCAAGAAGAAGCAGGAGCGCGAGACGTACGTCCACTCCGCGATCAAGATCATCAAGGACCAGCTGAACGAGCACGGGCTGAACGGCGACGTCTCCGGCCGCAGCAAGCATCTCTACTCCATCTACAAGAAGATGCAGAGCCGCAACGTCGACATCGACGAGATCTACGACCTCATCGCCATCCGCGTGACCGTCGACGACATCCGGGAGTGCTACGAGGTGCTCGGCATCATCCACTCGACGTGGAAGCCGATCCCGGGGCGCTTCAAGGACTACATCGCCATGCCGAAGGGGAACATGTACCAGTCGCTGCACACGACTGTCATCGGTCCCTTCGGAGAACGGATGGAGGTGCAGATCCGCACCTTCGAGATGCACCGCGTCGCGGAGTCGGGGATTGCGGCCCACTGGAAGTACAAGGAAGGGAAGGGGTACGATGAGAAGGAGGTGAAGCGCTTCACCTGGCTGCGCCAGCTCCTCGAATGGCAACAGGAGCTCGCCGATTCCCGCGAGTTCATGGATACCGTGAAGGTCGAGCTCTTTCCGGAGGACGTCTTCGTCTTCACCCCGAAGGGGGACGTGAAGGGGTTCCCGAAGGGGTCGACGCCGATCGACTATGCCTACAGCGTGCACACCGACGTCGGCCACCGCTGCGTCGGGGCGAAGGTGAACGGGAAGCTCGTACCGCTGAAATACGAGCTGAAGACCGGCGACATCGTCGAGGTCATCACCTCCCCGCACCACACACCCAGCAAGGACTGGCTGAAGATCGTCAAGAGCAGCAGGGCCCGCAACAAGATAAGGGCGTGGGTAAAGACCGAGGAGAGGATGCGCAGCATCTCCCTCGGACGCGAGATATGCGAGAAGGAATTCCGCCGCTATTCCCTCAACTTCGGGAAGCTCTCGAAGACCGGCGAGATAAAGCGGGTGGCGGGGGAGTTCGGATTCCAGGCGGAAGACGATCTCATGGCGGCGGTGGGGTACGGGAAGTATTCGAGCCACCAGATCCTCGGGAAGATCCTCCCGCCGGAGACGCTGGAGGCGGCGCAGGAGCGGAAAGAGACCCGCATCGGGAAGGTCATCGAGAAGCTGAAGGGGAAGTCCTCCAGCGCCATCAGGATCGACGGTGTGGAGGATGTGCTGGTCCGTTTCGGAAAGTGCTGCAATCCGCTCCCCGGCGACGAGATCACCGGCTTCATCACCCGCGGCCGCGGCGTCACCGTCCATGCCGCCGACTGCCCGGTCGCCTTGGAGAGCGAGCCGGAGAGGCGCATCGAGGTCGCCTGGAACAAGGGGAAGAAGAGCGCGCTTCCGGTAAAGATCAGGGTCGACTGCTACGACGAGAAGGGGATCCTGGCGAACATCACCACCGCCATCACCAACTGCGAGGCGAACATCTCCAGTGCCTCGATCCAGAGCACGCCGGACAAGCGCGGCGAGAACTTCTTCGAGGTGGACGTCACCGATCTCGACCACCTGAAGAAGGTCGTGGCGAACATCATGAAGGTAAAAGGTGTAATAAAAGTCGAGCGCCTGCGCAGCTAG
- the rpoZ gene encoding DNA-directed RNA polymerase subunit omega produces MARVTVEDCLEKVDNRFLLVMLASKRVKQLYKGAKPLMENKGNNKNVVLSLREIAQGKIGCELSTKKAR; encoded by the coding sequence ATGGCACGAGTTACCGTAGAAGATTGTCTGGAGAAGGTGGACAACCGCTTTCTTCTTGTGATGCTCGCCTCGAAGAGGGTGAAGCAGCTCTACAAGGGAGCGAAGCCTCTCATGGAAAACAAGGGGAACAACAAGAACGTGGTACTTTCCCTGCGCGAGATCGCACAGGGGAAGATAGGATGCGAGTTGAGCACGAAGAAGGCTCGCTAG
- a CDS encoding YicC/YloC family endoribonuclease — translation MIKSMTGYGKGEVPYAGGKIVVEIRCVNHRYGEISVKLPRQLLRFENDIKKRVSQQLQRGKIDVFIQVEGASGAGAPTLNLQLAFGYYKALNSIREALGIGEPVTLAMIAGQKDVITLATDSEAPPEEVPQELVAALDEGLQRVEEMRLFEGESLLADFLKRRSTLEELIRQVSERAPSVVGECMIRLKDRVASLLSDGGLPEERLALEVAVLADKCDVTEELVRLASHLRQFDETLARPEPVGRKLDFLLQEINREVNTIGSKANDAQIAACVVELKAELEKIREQVQNVE, via the coding sequence ATGATAAAGAGCATGACAGGGTACGGCAAGGGTGAGGTCCCGTACGCGGGAGGGAAGATCGTGGTGGAGATCCGCTGCGTCAACCACCGCTACGGCGAGATCTCTGTGAAGCTTCCCCGCCAGTTGCTGCGTTTTGAAAACGACATCAAGAAGCGGGTTTCCCAGCAGCTGCAGCGCGGGAAGATCGACGTCTTCATCCAGGTCGAAGGTGCCAGCGGCGCGGGAGCCCCGACGCTGAACCTGCAGCTCGCGTTCGGCTACTACAAGGCGCTGAACAGCATCCGCGAGGCGCTCGGCATCGGTGAGCCAGTGACGCTCGCAATGATCGCCGGCCAGAAGGACGTCATCACCCTCGCCACCGACAGCGAGGCGCCCCCCGAGGAGGTGCCCCAGGAGCTCGTCGCCGCACTCGACGAGGGGCTGCAGCGGGTGGAGGAGATGCGCCTTTTCGAGGGGGAGTCCCTCCTTGCAGACTTCCTGAAGCGCCGCTCGACCCTCGAGGAGCTGATCCGCCAGGTCTCCGAGAGGGCGCCCTCCGTGGTGGGGGAGTGCATGATCAGGCTGAAGGACCGGGTGGCATCCCTCTTGAGCGACGGTGGGCTCCCCGAGGAGCGGCTCGCCCTCGAGGTGGCTGTCCTTGCGGACAAGTGCGACGTGACGGAGGAGCTGGTGCGCCTTGCCAGCCACCTGCGCCAGTTCGACGAGACGCTGGCCCGGCCGGAGCCTGTCGGGCGCAAGCTCGACTTCCTGTTGCAGGAGATAAACCGCGAGGTGAACACCATAGGTTCGAAGGCGAACGACGCCCAGATCGCCGCCTGCGTCGTGGAGCTGAAGGCGGAGCTGGAAAAGATCAGGGAGCAGGTGCAAAATGTCGAGTAG
- the rpmB gene encoding 50S ribosomal protein L28, with protein sequence MSRICEICGKGPSFGNNVSHANNKTSKVWRPNLQKIKAVKNGTVRSIKVCTRCIRSGHVTKAL encoded by the coding sequence ATGTCCAGAATATGCGAAATCTGCGGTAAAGGCCCTAGCTTCGGGAATAACGTCAGCCACGCTAACAACAAAACCAGCAAGGTCTGGCGTCCGAATCTGCAGAAGATCAAGGCCGTGAAGAACGGTACCGTCAGGAGCATCAAGGTCTGCACCCGCTGCATCCGCTCCGGTCACGTTACCAAGGCTCTCTAA